The following are encoded in a window of Anopheles stephensi strain Indian chromosome X, UCI_ANSTEP_V1.0, whole genome shotgun sequence genomic DNA:
- the LOC118516352 gene encoding uncharacterized protein LOC118516352 isoform X3, producing MTSKQQRKANVNRVLPWKHHRMKNVEKSLSLIASIKSRPILWKRVSRNHKTKRQQDVAWKEVAVRERCTVQEAKHQWQVLLSCFRTYRAKVRKSQKHETDENLSQECREVYTPCWFAYKSMLFVSSASDVDDMQDTQMSTSITTTGKESPNDSGPSELTEQPPVYSGDENSCPAFSYHQHVSMGSDSPDAASQDPFPAPSAGQSFPRIENPSDRWGKDEREETFPRIVAVPMDVLNGTSQHLRSTAAVIGNEVARWIESFEPRLRNLAIGRLYIAMHQIDQETRTGP from the exons ATGACAAGCAAACAGCAGCGTAAAGCAAACGTAAACAGAGTTCTCCCCTGGAAGCACCACCGAATGAAG AATGTGGAGAAAAGCCTTTCGCTGATAGCATCTATCAAAAGCAGACCTATTTTATGGAAACGCGTATCGAGGAACCACAAGACCAAACGACAGCAGGACGTCGCCTGGAAGGAGGTAGCAGTACGGGAGCGTTGCACCGTACAGGAAGCGAAACATCAGTGGCAAGTGCTTCTTAGCTGCTTTCGAACATATCGAGCGAAAGTAAGGAAAAGCCAAAAACACGAAACGG ATGAGAATCTATCGCAAGAATGTAGGGAGGTGTACACACCATGCTGGTTTGCGTACAAATCGATGCTGTTTGTATCTTCCGCTTCCGACGTTGATGATATGCAGGATACA CAGATGTCTACGAGCATAACCACGACGGGGAAAGAATCACCCAACGATTCTGGCCCATCGGAGCTCACCGAGCAACCACCAGTTTACTCGGGAGACGAAAACAGTTGTCCCGCGTTTTCGTATCATCAGCACGTCAGCATGGGCTCGGATTCGCCCGACGCCGCATCACAAGACCCATTTCCTGCCCCAAGTGCTGGCCAAAGTTTTCCCAGAATTGAGAACCCTTCGGACCGGTGGGGGAAGGACGAGCGTGAAGAAACCTTCCCGCGGATAGTAGCCGTGCCGATGGATGTGTTGAACGGGACGAGCCAACACCTGCGCAGCACAGCGGCCGTGATCGGCAATGAGGTGGCACGGTGGATCGAGTCGTTCGAACCGCGGTTGCGAAATTTAGCCATCGGCAGACTTTATATCGCGATGCACCAGATTGATCAGGAAACGCGAACTGGACCGTAG
- the LOC118516352 gene encoding uncharacterized protein LOC118516352 isoform X1: MTSKQQRKANVNRVLPWKHHRMKHANMENNKPKNYRKLNVEKSLSLIASIKSRPILWKRVSRNHKTKRQQDVAWKEVAVRERCTVQEAKHQWQVLLSCFRTYRAKVRKSQKHETDENLSQECREVYTPCWFAYKSMLFVSSASDVDDMQDTQMSTSITTTGKESPNDSGPSELTEQPPVYSGDENSCPAFSYHQHVSMGSDSPDAASQDPFPAPSAGQSFPRIENPSDRWGKDEREETFPRIVAVPMDVLNGTSQHLRSTAAVIGNEVARWIESFEPRLRNLAIGRLYIAMHQIDQETRTGP, encoded by the exons ATGACAAGCAAACAGCAGCGTAAAGCAAACGTAAACAGAGTTCTCCCCTGGAAGCACCACCGAATGAAG CATGCAAACATGGAGAACAACAAACCTAAAAACTATAGGAAACTG AATGTGGAGAAAAGCCTTTCGCTGATAGCATCTATCAAAAGCAGACCTATTTTATGGAAACGCGTATCGAGGAACCACAAGACCAAACGACAGCAGGACGTCGCCTGGAAGGAGGTAGCAGTACGGGAGCGTTGCACCGTACAGGAAGCGAAACATCAGTGGCAAGTGCTTCTTAGCTGCTTTCGAACATATCGAGCGAAAGTAAGGAAAAGCCAAAAACACGAAACGG ATGAGAATCTATCGCAAGAATGTAGGGAGGTGTACACACCATGCTGGTTTGCGTACAAATCGATGCTGTTTGTATCTTCCGCTTCCGACGTTGATGATATGCAGGATACA CAGATGTCTACGAGCATAACCACGACGGGGAAAGAATCACCCAACGATTCTGGCCCATCGGAGCTCACCGAGCAACCACCAGTTTACTCGGGAGACGAAAACAGTTGTCCCGCGTTTTCGTATCATCAGCACGTCAGCATGGGCTCGGATTCGCCCGACGCCGCATCACAAGACCCATTTCCTGCCCCAAGTGCTGGCCAAAGTTTTCCCAGAATTGAGAACCCTTCGGACCGGTGGGGGAAGGACGAGCGTGAAGAAACCTTCCCGCGGATAGTAGCCGTGCCGATGGATGTGTTGAACGGGACGAGCCAACACCTGCGCAGCACAGCGGCCGTGATCGGCAATGAGGTGGCACGGTGGATCGAGTCGTTCGAACCGCGGTTGCGAAATTTAGCCATCGGCAGACTTTATATCGCGATGCACCAGATTGATCAGGAAACGCGAACTGGACCGTAG
- the LOC118516251 gene encoding uncharacterized protein LOC118516251 encodes MALLSIQTLIVMLVLRPTGTQLVEALPSDSTQLMLLPELISSVLMRYFRHPYQPVQFYLAANSTDHHLEQRDVLSLVLRYTSGHCTVTFANVADNAGPRQPQRTQAILLGEDVDAFERLLANFSPTANDYSGRYLLVLTSTEQPIEWSRLFGLLWSRHMVHVNVLLVTANSTVRVYSYDPYSPKHCGHPIVKLVTDFPSGSGDIRRQRNLYPRRRVTSLHNCTLRVGSFEAKPYIFLERKADGYTELGGFEGDMLRLLAHRLQFRVNVTEPLRQSQWGVMGAPGNSTGTMQLVQDELVDLVIACMALDVTRSIYLKPGCTHYTSRILLAVPPGRPYSAFEKLFRPFRTDIWTALGAMLGCVVTVVVVLNCGQRARSLRRFVYGPSVQMPLLRALYVLWGGTVVVVPRRNFARSLLALWLSFTFVLRTLYQGSLYLYLQRSATYPPLATMDEVHQSALHYHMVNIAMRFFVDRPEIRARTNIIPPGLDSLGAQVAGMANHYRDRVVVCPQDMVAYNNKLNRALGAGQFIQVTRESITLFPLTIYYPKKSFLTQLFDREVRHIVQSGLMDFWVRNYGDYDFESKRRAPQHSGEPRKLTVQHLVGAYQLLVASYLLATVVFLLELASVRSSKIQRVLEFCMD; translated from the coding sequence ATGGCACTTCTGTCGATCCAAACACTAATCGTGATGTTAGTCCTGCGGCCGACCGGAACACAGCTGGTAGAGGCACTCCCATCCGACTCGACCCAGTTGATGCTGCTTCCGGAGCTTATATCCAGCGTTCTGATGCGCTACTTTCGTCATCCCTATCAACCGGTACAGTTCTATCTGGCGGCCAACAGTACGGACCATCACCTGGAACAGCGGGACGTACTGAGCCTGGTGTTGCGCTACACGAGCGGCCACTGCACGGTGACGTTTGCGAACGTGGCAGACAACGCGGGTCCGCGCCAACCACAGCGCACACAGGCGATCTTGCTCGGTGAGGATGTGGATGCTTTCGAGCGACTGCTTGCAAACTTCAGCCCCACAGCGAATGACTACTCCGGACGCTATCTGCTTGTTTTGACTAGCACGGAGCAGCCCATCGAGTGGAGCCGGCTGTTCGGTCTGCTCTGGTCAAGACACATGGTACACGTGAACGTACTACTGGTGACGGCGAACTCGACCGTACGGGTGTATAGCTACGATCCATACTCACCGAAGCACTGTGGTCACCCGATAGTGAAGCTGGTGACTGACTTCCCCTCCGGCTCCGGTGACATCCGACGGCAGCGCAATCTCTACCCACGGCGAAGAGTTACCAGCCTGCATAACTGCACCCTGCGGGTTGGTTCGTTCGAGGCGAAACCGTACATCTTTCTCGAGCGTAAAGCGGACGGCTACACCGAGCTCGGTGGGTTCGAAGGTGATATGTTGCGGCTGCTCGCTCACCGGCTACAGTTTCGCGTGAACGTGACGGAGCCGCTGCGTCAGTCGCAGTGGGGCGTGATGGGAGCACCGGGCAATAGTACCGGCACGATGCAGCTGGTACAGGACGAGCTCGTCGATCTGGTAATCGCGTGCATGGCGCTGGACGTGACGCGCTCCATCTACCTGAAGCCGGGCTGTACGCACTACACCTCACGCATCCTGCTGGCCGTTCCACCGGGTCGTCCATACAGTGCGTTCGAGAAGCTGTTTCGCCCATTCCGCACCGACATCTGGACCGCGCTCGGTGCAATGTTGGGCTGCGTGGTGACGGTCGTGGTGGTGCTTAACTGTGGTCAGCGGGCCCGCTCGTTGCGTAGGTTCGTGTACGGACCGTCCGTTCAGATGCCACTGCTGCGGGCACTGTACGTACTGTGGGGCGGGACCGTGGTTGTGGTACCGAGGCGTAACTTTGCCCGCTCACTGCTGGCACTTTGGCTTAGCTTCACGTTTGTTTTGCGTACCCTTTACCAGGGCTCTCTCTATCTGTATCTGCAGCGTAGCGCCACCTATCCACCGCTCGCAACGATGGACGAGGTACATCAGTCTGCGCTCCACTATCACATGGTAAACATTGCGATGCGCTTCTTTGTCGATCGGCCCGAGATTAGGGCACGCACCAACATCATACCGCCCGGGTTGGATTCTTTGGGCGCCCAGGTTGCCGGTATGGCGAACCACTACCGGGACCGTGTTGTCGTCTGTCCCCAGGACATGGTCGCGTACAACAACAAGCTAAACCGTGCCCTGGGCGCCGGACAGTTCATCCAAGTAACGCGCGAATCAATCACCCTCTTTCCGCTCACCATTTACTATCCGAAAAAGTCTTTCCTCACGCAACTGTTTGACCGCGAGGTGCGGCACATCGTTCAGAGCGGGTTGATGGATTTCTGGGTGCGCAACTATGGCGACTATGACTTCGAGTCGAAGCGCCGAGCGCCGCAACATTCGGGCGAACCGCGCAAGCTTACCGTGCAGCATCTTGTCGGCGCTTACCAGCTGCTCGTTGCGAGCTATCTGCTCGCGACGGTGGTGTTTCTGCTCGAGCTGGCCTCCGTACGGTCGTCGAAGATACAGCGCGTGCTTGAGTTTTGTATGGATTAG
- the LOC118516390 gene encoding uncharacterized protein LOC118516390, whose translation MAVVFGTLLAVLLFQILDCTPDVGTKRLLVRDTVGNHFSEVIVNALNRYYVQNHSSTLLMRLSTVSRQTYDLQSDIMDEVMQRTSHSIAYEYRSVGQYYPSRRPRIFNLAFIDGYNAFEQLFDSLDPAQNDFSGYYLLVLTALDTVPVETIARMFSILWTLNVVNVNVVTADLQDYSHWQSVLMYTYYPYTSDGCEKNVPQLVHRFRKGTKWTDHRIELFPNKLSNFHRCQITVGTFHLPPYVLLNRQDREQLSYGGFEGDLLRALSVKLNFTVRLIEPEAGELWGQTPSSIASSTNSSGCVQLVLTERVNLTFGRFAIRGDRNLLMKSSRSYYTVRMMFAVPSGREYTPFEKLFRPFARSTWMMVILYLIVAICVIGTIELSRRSDVRDFVYGRGVTTPLLNLFNVGFGGSLKLLPGRNFARTLLLLWMYYCLVVRTCYQGSLFEYLQEHKNFSPPQTVDALVGENYRFYSLYGSALYLQQMPAILSRYY comes from the coding sequence ATGGCCGTAGTATTCGGTACGCTACTAGCGGTACTGCTATTTCAAATCCTCGACTGCACACCGGATGTCGGTACAAAGCGGTTGCTGGTACGCGATACAGTTGGTAACCATTTTTCGGAGGTGATTGTGAACGCCCTCAACCGGTACTACGTGCAGAACCATTCGTCCACGTTGCTGATGCGTCTGTCCACCGTTAGCCGGCAGACGTACGACCTGCAGTCGGACATCATGGACGAGGTGATGCAGCGTACGTCGCACAGCATCGCGTACGAGTATCGCTCGGTCGGGCAATACTATCCTTCCCGGCGGCCCCGCATATTTAATCTCGCCTTTATCGACGGTTACAACGCATTCGAGCAGCTGTTCGATTCGCTCGATCCAGCACAGAACGATTTCTCCGGATATTATCTGCTGGTGCTAACGGCGCTTGATACAGTGCCGGTGGAAACTATTGCCCGCATGTTTAGCATTCTGTGGACGTTAAATGTGGTGAACGTGAATGTGGTTACGGCCGATCTGCAGGACTATAGCCACTGGCAGAGTGTGCTGATGTACACGTACTACCCGTACACGTCCGATGGTTGTGAGAAGAATGTACCGCAGTTGGTGCATCGCTTCCGTAAGGGTACCAAGTGGACGGATCACAGGATTGAACTGTTTCCGAACAAACTGTCCAACTTTCACCGTTGTCAGATCACGGTCGGTACGTTTCATCTGCCACCGTACGTGTTGCTCAACCGGCAGGATCGGGAACAGTTGAGCTACGGTGGCTTTGAAGGTGATCTGTTGCGTGCGCTTAGCGTGAAGCTTAACTTTACCGTGCGCCTGATCGAACCGGAAGCTGGTGAGCTGTGGGGCCAGACACCTTCCAGTATCGCGTCATCTACCAACTCGTCCGGATGCGTCCAGTTGGTACTTACCGAGCGAGTTAACCTCACATTTGGTCGGTTTGCGATTCGTGGCGATCGGAACCTGTTGATGAAGAGCAGCCGTAGCTACTATACCGTCCGCATGATGTTTGCTGTACCGTCCGGCCGGGAGTACACACCGTTCGAGAAGCTGTTCCGTCCGTTCGCCCGCTCTACCTGGATGATGGTGATACTGTACCTGATCGTTGCCATCTGCGTCATTGGTACGATCGAACTCAGCCGACGATCTGACGTACGCGACTTTGTGTATGGGCGTGGCGTGACCACACCACTGCTCAATCTGTTCAACGTAGGGTTTGGCGGTTCACTAAAACTTCTACCCGGGCGAAACTTCGCCCGTACACTACTGCTACTGTGGATGTACTACTGTCTTGTGGTGCGCACCTGCTATCAAGGATCattgttcgaatatttgcaGGAGCACAAAAACTTTAGCCCACCACAAACGGTCGATGCGCTGGTGGGGGAAAACTATCGCTTCTACTCACTGTACGGTTCCGCTCTCTATCTGCAGCAGATGCCTGCGATACTGTCACGGTATTACTAG
- the LOC118516352 gene encoding uncharacterized protein LOC118516352 isoform X2 → MTSKQQRKANVNRVLPWKHHRMKHANMENNKPKNYRKLNVEKSLSLIASIKSRPILWKRVSRNHKTKRQQDVAWKEVAVRERCTVQEAKHQWQVLLSCFRTYRAKVRKSQKHETDENLSQECREVYTPCWFAYKSMLFVSSASDVDDMQDTMSTSITTTGKESPNDSGPSELTEQPPVYSGDENSCPAFSYHQHVSMGSDSPDAASQDPFPAPSAGQSFPRIENPSDRWGKDEREETFPRIVAVPMDVLNGTSQHLRSTAAVIGNEVARWIESFEPRLRNLAIGRLYIAMHQIDQETRTGP, encoded by the exons ATGACAAGCAAACAGCAGCGTAAAGCAAACGTAAACAGAGTTCTCCCCTGGAAGCACCACCGAATGAAG CATGCAAACATGGAGAACAACAAACCTAAAAACTATAGGAAACTG AATGTGGAGAAAAGCCTTTCGCTGATAGCATCTATCAAAAGCAGACCTATTTTATGGAAACGCGTATCGAGGAACCACAAGACCAAACGACAGCAGGACGTCGCCTGGAAGGAGGTAGCAGTACGGGAGCGTTGCACCGTACAGGAAGCGAAACATCAGTGGCAAGTGCTTCTTAGCTGCTTTCGAACATATCGAGCGAAAGTAAGGAAAAGCCAAAAACACGAAACGG ATGAGAATCTATCGCAAGAATGTAGGGAGGTGTACACACCATGCTGGTTTGCGTACAAATCGATGCTGTTTGTATCTTCCGCTTCCGACGTTGATGATATGCAGGATACA ATGTCTACGAGCATAACCACGACGGGGAAAGAATCACCCAACGATTCTGGCCCATCGGAGCTCACCGAGCAACCACCAGTTTACTCGGGAGACGAAAACAGTTGTCCCGCGTTTTCGTATCATCAGCACGTCAGCATGGGCTCGGATTCGCCCGACGCCGCATCACAAGACCCATTTCCTGCCCCAAGTGCTGGCCAAAGTTTTCCCAGAATTGAGAACCCTTCGGACCGGTGGGGGAAGGACGAGCGTGAAGAAACCTTCCCGCGGATAGTAGCCGTGCCGATGGATGTGTTGAACGGGACGAGCCAACACCTGCGCAGCACAGCGGCCGTGATCGGCAATGAGGTGGCACGGTGGATCGAGTCGTTCGAACCGCGGTTGCGAAATTTAGCCATCGGCAGACTTTATATCGCGATGCACCAGATTGATCAGGAAACGCGAACTGGACCGTAG